ATTTTTATTATGCGCTTTTCCTAGGGATTAGATTTTGGCAcgtgtatttgccaccctaggttttATGTCTTTATGTTTTATGTGTTGTCAGACTCGCTTTTAGAGAGGTCTTGGTATACCTCCCCTCTCTTTAGGCCTTATCTTGTATTTCTTTTGTGtttatatatacaggtaggggaccgcctaacccccccgctttcagcggtgttttattaaaaaaaaaaaaaaaaccctaaaccctaaaccccgaCCCCGACCCCGACCCCGACcccgaaaccccaaaccccaaaccccaaaccctaaaccctaaaaccctaaaccctcatCCCCAAAACCCAAACCCCAAAACCCGAAACCCCGAAACCCTAACCCCGAAACCCCTAAACCCCAAAACCAAAAcccgaaaccctaaaccctaaaacccaaacccctaaaaccctaaaccctaaataaaattttatttaaaaaaataaaataaaataaaaaaccctaaaccctaagcCCCCGAAACCCGAAAAcccctaaaaccctaaacccgaaaccaTATCTCAGTCGATTTCAAGCTCGATTCCagcttctttcttcaattcctcTTCCGGAAATGATCGTCCATTTTTGGGCAACGTTTTAACTCAATCAATTTCTGGAAATTCGCCGGTGATCGGAAACCCCCAATTTCCGGTTTTTTTCTTCAATTCTGGCCACTGGTTCGATTGATTTTACCCTCCAACCGCCCGGTTCTGCTCCCTTGGGTTTCGGTTCCATGTTCATCCCGCCGTCGCCGTTCCATGGTGGTACTTCAATCGGAAAGTCAATGGGAAAGTCAAAGGTCAACACCGACCAGTCAACCCTGTGCACTCAACGTGTAAACTCGGTTAATCCAGGTATTTCTGTGGGGTTTTCTGGAATTTCTGCTGGTATTTCACCTACTATTTCATTTAGAGACGTTTTGGTTCCTCCCTCGCCTCGTTTGGCGAAAAATAGCTTTGAGGATGTGTTGGATGCAATGGATGATATGCCCGCACAGTCCTTTTTGGATGGTAAGCCGGGTCTTCGATTCTCGCCCGAGGTCATTTCTTCATTATCTGAACCTTTAAAATATGCTTTGGTAGGTAAAATTTCTGGTAATCGGTCCATTGTTCCAAATTCTTCTATTTCTGCGGCTTTTGCCAACTTTGGTTTTGGGCGACcgttcaatttgaaatttttacctCGGGGGTTTATGGTGATTATCCTCTCTTGTGAGGAAGATTATGCTCGTCTTTGGATGAAGAGTATTTGTATGTCGGACCACTTGGTATCTGGTTTTTTAAGTGGACTCCggagttcaagtttcaagcgGAGTCTCCACTTGCTCCTGTTTGGGTCCGGATTCCGGAATTACCCCTGCATTTATATGATAAGAAGAGTCTTTGTGCGATTGGAAAACTTTTGGGTAATCCTATCAAGGTTGATGACCACACTGCTGAGCTTTCTCGTGGGGCTTTTGCCCGTATCTGTGTGGAAATCAATGTGTTAGAGCCTCATGTCAAGCACATTTGGGTGGGCTGGGGTGAGCACACTCAGGAGATTGAAGTTGTGTATGAGAGGATTCCAGCATATTGTACTAATTGCAAAATGCTGGGGCATGCGACGAGTGTTTGCTATTCACATGGTAAGAATCCCCGCCGACCCGGGCCAAGCCTTTTAGCTATGTTTCGACGCCTCGAGCGGATACATCTGGTCAGACACCTCACGAGGGTGTCCCGTTTGGTACTGCCCAGGGTCCTGAGTACCCTACTACTGATTCTTTTGTTGGTCCTAAGCGCCGACGGAGGAGGCGGCCAGTGCGTCGGACTCCTCCTGCGAGAGTTTCCCAGGCAGGACCCGCACCTCCGCAGTTGGTAGATACTTCGAATGCATTTGATGTTCTCTCACCTTGGCAAACCGAGGCACAACATTTTGATGCTAGTGAGTTGATGGGTCCCGTTTCTTCTCTTGGGCCTCACTTGGGAGATGGTGGTACTGGTGTCCTTCCTGTTGCTCTGTCGGAGCATGTCCCCTCTGTGGGTGTGGCTCCTGTCTGTGAGGGGCCCCCCATTGTTGTGGTTTCTCGATTAGGTCCAGTTGTTGTGCCAGCCCAGTCTTGGGCTAAGAAGATGGAGGAGGTGGAGGAAGTTCCCCATTTTCTTGATTGTGCGGATGACTTGGGTTCTCCGCATGGTGGTTCTGACACGGGGATTGCTGAACCCATGCTTTGTCTTGAGAATCATAGTTGTTACTCGATCCATTCTGTCCCTGCGTCTCTTGATGACGCGACTTCTATGTTTGAGCAGATGGTTGCTCAACAGGGCTCTCCTGTTTGTGAGATGCGCCCCATACAGGTTTCAGCTGATGACCCTGACACAGGGTTTGATCGACATTATGATTCTGGTGCTCCGGACATTGACATGTCTGAAGCAAAGAAACGGAAAAGTGATGAATTGAAGGATTCGTTTAAGCGGAGATCGGGTGCTTCTGCTCACCGTTCTCCATGAATTCCCTCATTTGGAATGTTCGGGGACTTCGGAGTTCGGAGTCCCAACAGCGGCTTCATGCTTATGTGAAGGCGCATCAGATTAAGATTTTGGCTATTTTTGAGCCGATGGTCATGTTGGATCAGAGATTCATGACTCGTCGTTTTGGTTTTTCTGgagtcatttcgaatctttctGGTAATATTTGGGTTTTTTCCTCTCCGGATGTGACAACTGAGTGTctttgatcatgctcagtttcTTCACATCAAGGTGTCTGTTTCTTTTTTGCCCACAGttgttttttgttcttttgtttatgcCAGCTGTGATTACATTCAGCGTCGGGATCTATGGCATTCCTTGCTTCATGTTAGGCCTTCTCAAGGGCCTTGGCTTGTTGGTGCGGATTTTAATGTCGTTCGGGATGCttctgagtgtttgggcacccATGGTGGTAGGCTACTACCCATGGACGAATTCAACACTTTCATTATGGACTATGGCCTAGtagatgctggttttgaggggtcttcgttcacttggacaAATAAGTCCATTTGGAAGCGATTGGACAGGGTTATGGTCTCTGTCGACTGgggtgatcatttcagctccattCAAGTTGAACATCTTAGTCGTACAATATCTGACCACTGTCCTCTTTTGGTCACCGCTCCGGTTTTTGCTCGTGGTCCGACCTCGTTTCGCTTTCAGCGTATGTGGTTtcggcatcatggtttcttACAAACTGTCAGACTTAATTGGAATTTGCCTTGTAGTTTGTCTGGCATGCCTCGCCTTTTTGATAAATTGAAGCGCCTCAAGCTTTACTTCAAGTGGTGGAATCAAGATGTTTTTGGtaatatttttgataaaatcaccGACGCTGAGTGGGCTGTTTCTTCTGCTGAGGCTGCCTGTGAGGCTAATCCCTCTGATTTGAATTGGACTTCCCTGTCTGATCGCATTACGGATCTAGCCCGTGTCACTGCCATGGAGGCTGATTTTCGGAAACAGAAAGCCGCATGCAATtggttagaggatggtgagaggaacaccaaactctttcatAACATGGTGCGGAAGAAGCGTGTGGCGAACAAGATTTTTCGCGTCTGGGATAATGGTATTTGTCTGACGTCTTCGGAGCAGATTCAGCAGTCGGGAGCTTCTTTTTTCCAGAAGTTGCTCACTGGGGATCCCTTTGTGCTTGCTCGTCCTGATTTTTCGGGATTCTCTTCTGTGATCTCTGATGTGGAGAACGATGGTATTGCTGTGACCCCCTCTTTGGAGGAGGTTCGCGCGACTGTCTTCTCCATTCACCCTGATATTGTGGCAGGGCCTGATGGCTTCTCCTCGACGTTTTTCCAGCATTGCTGAAGGATTGTTCATCATGATGTTTTGGGTGCTGTTTTGGACTTCTTTCAGGGTTCTCCCCTGCCTCAGAGTTTTACCGCCACCACAATCACTCTGATCCCCAAAGTCGAGGGTGCACATGCTTGGTCGGACTTCCGTCCGATCAGTCTATGTAATGTCACGAATAAGATCATTTCTAAGATGTTATACTCTCGCTTGAGAAATGTGGTGAAGAGACTTATTTCATcgaatcagagtggctttgTTCCGGGAAGGATGATTTCTAATAATATCCTCCTTGCTCAGGAGCTTACTCCTAGTCTCACTCTCCCCACACGTGGtggtaatgttattttgaagttggatatggctaagGCCTATGACAAGGTCCAATGGCCTTTCCTCTTTGAGGTTTTGAGACATTTTGGGTTTTCGGAGCGGGTTGTGACGATGGTCTCGGCTTGCATTTcgcattgtcatttctccgtgaaTATCAATGGATCTCTATCGAGGTTGTTTGGTTCCACTGGAGGACTCAGGCAGGGCGATCCATTGTCCCCCCTGCTTTTCATCttgggggcggagtatctttctTGCGGCCTTGATCGCCTTTATCTACAGTATCCTGCGATCAGGTACCGCTCCGGTTATGATGTTTTGATTTCCCACCTGGCTTATGCTGATGACCTCATTATTTTTTccaatggtgggtctcgtgggatGCAGCGCCTTATGGATTTACTGCATCACTATGAGAACTGTTCAGGGCAGCTTGTTAATGCTGCGAAGAGCTCTCTAATTTTGTCACCGAGGTGTTCTGAGCGCATTCGTTCTCGGCTTTTGCGTCTCACTGGTTTTGCGAAGGGTCACTTGCCTCTCACGCACCTCGGCGTTCCCTTGTTCAGAGGTAATCGAGTATGTTCTATGTTTGAGCCCCTCCTACAGTCGATTTGTCggaagttagagggttgggagaCCCGGACTGTCTCTCCGGGCAGCCACCGCTGGCTGTTATGGAGAAGCTTGAGCTTACATTTAATGCCTTTCTATGGGGGTCGAGACCtttggagaagaaatggcattgggccCAATGGTCCCGAGCTTGTATTCCTGTGCTTGAGGGtggtcttggcttccgcagattgaaagctCTTGTGGAAAGCTTCTCCATTAAACTGTGGTTTCGATTTCGACAGGGCTCCTCTCTctgggcgagattccttttACGGAAGTATTGTCAAATGGATGCTCCTGCCTGTGTTCCCCCTCGTGGTTCTATATCCCCCACCTGGCGTCgggtggggcccttagctcctaatcgttattacaatgcaatttgattagggttTAATTAATCACAGCAAAAAAcgggtttaaaatttcttttacGACGAGCCCAAAACATCTCTTCTAGAtttataatactaaaaatagtatttaatcttaaatcataaaacacgcccacacgtaatcacaaccaatcacatacaaacatctcatatcctcgggacatgccccggtatatagatacatatacatatatactgggaacaagacataaccaaaaacctcagcccaagctgtggctccctccagaagtaccctctctgGCCTCCTGaaatcctggagtacctgccattgtccacacacaaagacaacaacagccccccttgggggtgagcaaagctccgtatggaacaaccaatcatatataccgcagatatctaaacaatgatatatggtatgcaatgcatgtatgtcgtggaggtatcgggtcaaatgcccatccactgagcacatgtcagaatcaatcgaatcgctatcaaatcaatgctcgagctggcacaccggccaatatgggatactcgtatgatagcgtcggcaaagcgccatcaaatcccaaatctcatatccaatcatatggggccacaattgtctatgctttacgggtcatataataccggcatagcgattgtgttcacaaaccccggaatccaatccaatcatatcagggtatccaaggatcatagctcaacgtgcatgtcatgtatcgatgtatgcataaaatgatgtgtgttaacaaaacatttattttatacatcgatatctcaatctcaatgtcatttATGCCAcgtcaatcaacaaataaggcatatagacacataatctcattccaatcaatcaaatcaatccgacatatatcatataatacagatatctgtcgtatgttacccggtcgcaacatacctcaattcttcgtttccagttgatgtagtctgaagatattgatattacactttatctacatcaataacatactcattccaatcaataacatattccaaaattattaatatgagtttcaaatatcatttgaaacttcaaaaattcatatcaaattcaaatcatatcataatttaattccgacttcgaatatgagtttcttgtcggttattctactacatatcagaaattcaatttcaaatacatgctattccagcactttgatatttcgaactgctggaactagaagaaaattacctcagtcagaagccctcaacgcgacgatcacaaatatataatttgtttcgcgtttagacagcgtttcgaagtcgatttggacggaaGAAATCGAATTCTCGAACTTTCTTCTCGAACTATCGTataagaaatgaagaaagaaagagaagaaatctcattcttatcacaaccgctctcgcgctcgggcggtagaattctcgcgcccgagcgcgagacattctgcccccggcctccacttgtaccgcgctcgggcggtcacaaactaccgctcgggcgcggcatgttctgtccgagaaCATTATTTacatcgcgctcgggcggtcacaaactaccgctcgggcgcgaagtgttctgcCCACATACTCATTTTACatatcctggcgctcgggcggtcattttctaccgcccgggcgccacacattctgtacaaatgttaacttttgtactatattggcgtccggcttctccactcaaGCTCTTACAatgtcaattcatattcaatattcatttctcaatttcattgtcataatatacatcaaatgtataatcacatatcaaattcatgaattatcgataatcatataggatttacgataatacgatacacggtccttacacgTCGTCTCCTACGGATCCGACCTCGCGCGGAGCCTGGCATCCGCTAAAGAGTTGGCCTTGGAGACGTGTACTTTTGGGATGACATATGGTTTGGAGACACCCCTTTGTCCAGTCAGGGTGACGTCCGTGGGGGTCGTGATTTTTGGATCTTTCACTTTTTGTCTGAGGGGGCCTGGGACTTTGATCTTCTTTGCTCTGTGGTGGCCCCCTCCGTTGCTGTGGCGATTACTCTTACCCCGATCGCCTTGGGCGAGCCTGACCTCGCTCTTTGGATTCATAGTTCTGACGGTGTTTCTCGCTTAGATATGCTTGGGAGCTTGTTCGATTGAGAGGCCCTGTTTCTGATATCTTGAGTCCTTGCTGGCGACGTTGGTTGAGGCCGACTATGTCTTTCTTCCTTTGGAGGTTTTGacatcagtggctcccagtgGATGATATTCTCCAACGTCGTGGCTTTGAGTTGGCTTCTCGAtgccagtgttgtgatatgtcggAGACATTCATACACATCTTCATTGATGGCCCGATTGCTCGTTCTATCTGGCATTTCTTTGGGGGCATCTTTCATGTCCGGATTCCCCGCACCGGGGATCTCAGGCTGTTCCTCAGTGCTTGGAAAAGAAATCTTCATTGGGCACCTGAGGACCACGTCAAGGAGTTTTTGCCCTTCATTGTgttgtggtttctctggacggctcgTAATGATGCGAAACACCGTCAGTTGCGTATTTCAAGGGAGACTGTGAAGTCCCAGATTCTGTCTTACATGCATCTTGCCCATGCTGCTTTCATTGTTAAGCCCAAGCACTGGCTTGgcgtctttgaggcggcgagatcGGCCGGTATCTTTGTTGGCTTTCAGCGGACCCACAGGCTAGCGATTTTTTGGCGGCTCTGTCCACCTCCTGGGTGCTTTAAGCTGAATATCGATGGGAGTTCGAGGGGCAATCCTGGGGAGTCGTCTGTTGGTGGTGTAGTTCGTGACTCTTCTGGCAGGGTGGTGCTTTCCTTCAGCGAATTTATCGGAGTAGGGACCAATGTTCGGGCggagctttgggcggtttggaggggcCTTCTTATCTGTTTCGATCTCGGTCTTTTTCCCCTTTGGGTTGAGATTGATTCTCAGATTTCTCTTCAGATCCTTCGATCTCGTTAGTGCCATTGGGACCTTCATCATACAGTCACTCGGATTCTGGTTCTTTTGAGGGGGCGGGCTGTTCATTTATCACATATTTTTCGGGAAGGaaattcggtggcggatgcgTTGGCGACGAGGGCTCATACGTTTCGGGTttataccttagagttaggtccttccctaCCTAGCCATATATCCATCCTGACCCGCTCGGATATCTCTGGGCTTCCCTACCTTAGATACAGATGTTCTTAGCTATTTGCAGCCCCTTTTTTTATTTGGATATATTTctatttatatctatatatatgtattttttccttTGCAGGCACTGTCTCCTCGATGGATCGACCTTTTTCCCCTTTTgctaagtgtgtgtgagtgggTCCAGACACTTGCTCCCTCAGtgctttgtttctttggatctGGGTGGGCTCGCGCACCTTCTCCATTGGTGCTTTTCTTTGGACCAACCCTGTTCTCTGGCAGGCTCTCTCTGCAGGCTTATCCTTGCCCATCGCTTTCTATATTTTTATGTTCTCTTGTCGAGTGTTATGGTGGCTTTGGATGATCTCTCTCAGTGGTTTCTCTGGCCCGGAGCTCCGTTAATGTTGGGATTTATATGTTCTCTGCTTTTGCTGCGTGCATTGGTGGCTCTCGATGTTCTCTCTTGGCTACCTCT
This window of the Primulina tabacum isolate GXHZ01 chromosome 4, ASM2559414v2, whole genome shotgun sequence genome carries:
- the LOC142541292 gene encoding uncharacterized protein LOC142541292 yields the protein MNSLIWNVRGLRSSESQQRLHAYVKAHQIKILAIFEPMVMLDQRFMTRRFGFSGVISNLSVVFCSFVYASCDYIQRRDLWHSLLHVRPSQGPWLVGADFNVVRDASECLGTHGGRLLPMDEFNTFIMDYGLVDAGFEGSSFTWTNKSIWKRLDRVMVSVDWGDHFSSIQVEHLSRTISDHCPLLVTAPVFARGPTSFRFQRMWFRHHGFLQTVRLNWNLPCSLSGMPRLFDKLKRLKLYFKWWNQDVFGNIFDKITDAEWAVSSAEAACEANPSDLNWTSLSDRITDLARVTAMEADFRKQKAACNWLEDGERNTKLFHNMVRKKRVANKIFRVWDNGICLTSSEQIQQSGASFFQKLLTGDPFVLARPDFSGFSSVISDVENDGIAVTPSLEEVRATVFSIHPDIVAGPDGFSSTFFQHC